Below is a window of Candidatus Hydrogenedentota bacterium DNA.
GCCGCTGCTGGACGGCACGGTGCAGAGCATTGCCGTGGACGTGCTGGATGTGGTGGAGGCGGGCCAGGTGGTGGGGTTGATGGACGACTCGCTTATCCGCGCGGAGCTTGCGGTGGCGGAGGCGCTGCTGGATCAGTCGCGCGCGACGCTGGAAGCGGAGCGCCTGCGCCTGGAGAACGAGCAACAGTTGCAGCAGGCGTCGTTGCAGAGCGACCAGCGGCGCTTCCTGGTGAACGAAGAGCAGGCGCGCCTCGATCACCTGGACCGGCTGGTGCAGCACGAGACGGAGAAGGTGGAGTTGGAGCGCCTGGGGGTGCAGCTGAAGCGGCAGGAAGCGATGAAGGCGCAACGTATTCTTGACGACGCGGCGTATGACGAGACGCGCCTGGCCCACGAGGCGCTGCGGACGAAGATCGAGAAGGACAAGGAGGCCATCGCGCTGGCCGAGGCGCACCGGAAAACAGCGGAGCGGCGGCGGGAGGAGCTTGTGCCGGTGGATGGCGCGGCCGCGGCGGCGGGCGCGCTGCTGGAGGCGTTGCGGGCGGAGATATCGGCGCAGGAGGCGGCGGTGCGGGAGGTTCAGAGCCGGCGGCAGGCGCTGGTGCTGCGGGCGCCGGTTCGCGGCCGCGTGGCGTCGATCACGCGGCGTCCGGGGGAGTCGATGCTGGCGGGGGATCCGATCATGACCATCGTGGGCGATACGGCCACGCGCGTGATGGCGTTTGTGAACGAGCGCATGGCGCCGGCGGCGGGCTTCCGCGAGGGCGACACCGTGGAATTGCATTCTCGAACGCAACCGAAGGTGATGGCGCGGGGGACGATCCTGAAGGTGGGTTCCCACATCGAGCCGTATCCCCCGCGGCTGCTTGCGAACCCGCTTGTGCCGCAACACGGGCTGCAGGTGCTGGTGGGGGACCTTCCGGAGAACGTGTTCCGTCCTGGTGAAGCGCTCGACGTGCGGCTGCGCGCGGCGACGTGAGCGGGGCTGTGCGGCGTTACTTGGCGGTGTAGCCGCCGTCCACGGGAATATTGCTTCCGGTGATGTAGCGCGCGGCGTCGCTCGCGAGGAAGACGACGCTCCCCATGAGATCCGATTCATTGGCCATGCGCCCAAGGCAGGTGCGCTCGTTGTATTGGCGCACGAAGGCCTCCGGGTGGTTTTCGGTCTGGAATCCGCCCGGCGAGAGGCAATTGCAGCGCACGTTCCGGCTCCCGTAGTAGCTGGCGATGAAGCGGGTGAAGTTGATCATGCCGGCCTTGTGAAAGAAGTAGTCGGGATACCAGCCGCTCATGTTCGTGCCGGCGTAGTTGGCCGGTTCGGGGCCTATCATTCCCATCATGGAGCCGATGTTGATGATCGAGCCGGCACCGCGCTCCGCCATGACATCGCCGATGGCGCGGGTGATGAGGAAGAGGCCGGTTGCGTTAACGTGCATGCTGGCGTCGAAGGCGGCGGCCTCGTCGCGGTAGCCCTTCATGGGGCGCAGGACGGCGTTGTTCACGAGGATGTCGATGTTGGGGCGATCGGCGAGGGTGGCGTCGCGGAGGGCGAGGATCGAGGTCTCGTCGCCCTGATCGACCTGGCGCGGGTGGATGGTCAGCCCTTCCCGGGCGAACTCGGCGCGGAGGGTTTCGAGGGAATCGAGGTTTCGGCTGGCGACGACCGTGTGCGCGCCGGCTTCGGCGAGGGCGCGGACGATCTGCTTGCCGACGATGCCGGCTCCGCCGGTGACGAGGGCGGTTTTTCCGGCGAGGGAGAAGGTGTCGAGAATGCTCATGGGCTTGGATGGCCTTATGCGGTCGGGGCAGCGGGGAGCAGGCGGCGGATCAGGGGGCGGCGGTCTCGCGTTCGAGGTAGAACTCCTGGAAGCGGAGGTAGCCCAGAACATTGGGGACGTAGCCCTTGACCTCGGGCGCCTGGAGGTACTTGCGGGTGTAGAAGTAGATGGGGATGACGGGGAGGTCCTCCAGCATGAGGTTTTCCGCCCGCTTCAGCAGGGCCAGGCGCGCGGCGCGATCGGGCTCGTTGTAGGCCTGTTCGATGAGCGCGTCGTAGGCGGGATTGGCGTAGCCGGTGTCGTTGTTGCCGCCGTTGGTCTGCCAGAGTTCGAGGAAGTTCATCGGGTCGACGACATCGCCGATCCATCCGGCGCGGGCGAGGTCGTAGTTCAGCTTTTTCGTAGTGTCTTGATAGACCTTCCAGTCCTGGTTGAGCAGGCGCACCTCGGCGTTGAGTTCCTTTTTCCACATCTGCTGGATGGCCTCGGCGATGCGCTTGTGCGATTCGGAGGTGTTGTAGAGGATTTCCATGGCGGGGAGGCCCTGGCCATTGGGATAGCCGGCCTCGGCGAGCAGTGCGCGGGCCTTATCGGGGTCGTAGGCGAGGGGCGCGTCGCTGGTGTAGTCGGGGACGCCCGGCGGCACGAAGTGGAAGGCCGGGGTCTCGCCGCCCTTGAGGACGTTTTGGGTGAGCACCTCGCGGTTCAGGGCCAGGGAGAAGGCGTGGCGGACGCGGGGGTCGTCAAAGGGCTTGCGC
It encodes the following:
- a CDS encoding SDR family oxidoreductase gives rise to the protein MSILDTFSLAGKTALVTGGAGIVGKQIVRALAEAGAHTVVASRNLDSLETLRAEFAREGLTIHPRQVDQGDETSILALRDATLADRPNIDILVNNAVLRPMKGYRDEAAAFDASMHVNATGLFLITRAIGDVMAERGAGSIINIGSMMGMIGPEPANYAGTNMSGWYPDYFFHKAGMINFTRFIASYYGSRNVRCNCLSPGGFQTENHPEAFVRQYNERTCLGRMANESDLMGSVVFLASDAARYITGSNIPVDGGYTAK
- a CDS encoding HlyD family efflux transporter periplasmic adaptor subunit; this translates as MSGDERPIRTPFSRLLLLWRQRYLPVAIWGLAIIATVALFQRQPVYVNAIGVAEAPTTFVAPLLDGTVQSIAVDVLDVVEAGQVVGLMDDSLIRAELAVAEALLDQSRATLEAERLRLENEQQLQQASLQSDQRRFLVNEEQARLDHLDRLVQHETEKVELERLGVQLKRQEAMKAQRILDDAAYDETRLAHEALRTKIEKDKEAIALAEAHRKTAERRREELVPVDGAAAAAGALLEALRAEISAQEAAVREVQSRRQALVLRAPVRGRVASITRRPGESMLAGDPIMTIVGDTATRVMAFVNERMAPAAGFREGDTVELHSRTQPKVMARGTILKVGSHIEPYPPRLLANPLVPQHGLQVLVGDLPENVFRPGEALDVRLRAAT